From the genome of Streptomyces sp. JH34:
CGCTGGAACTCGCCGTGCGGCACGGTCTGCCCCCGCGCGCCGTCGCGGCCGTCCTCGGCCTCGACCTGGGCAGCGCCCGGGAACTCCTGGCCGGCGCCGCCTGCGAGGTGGAGCGCACCCGCGCCGCCCTCGCCGTCGTGGAGACCGGGAACTGCCCGGCGGTCGCCCGGCTCACCGGCAGCCACCAGGTGCTGCTCTCGGCTGCCCTGCGGCGGGAGCTCGTCCGGCACGTCGACGACTGTCCCCGCTGCCGCCGGGCCGCCGAGCGGGCCGGCGCCTCCGGCCCCTGGCCCGGTGCGGCCGTCACCCCGGCGGCGACGCTGCCGGTCGTCGAGGCACCCCGCCCCTCGGTGCACGTCGCCCTGGCGCACGCCCGGCGGAACCGGACCGGAGCCCCGCGCTTCGCACGGACGGGCTTTCCGCTGGACCCCAAGGACCACGCCGCGCGGCGGGACCGGCTGCGGGCCAGGGTGGTGACGACGACGGTCGTGGCGACGGTCGTCGCCGCCCCGGTGATCGCCCTGTGGGCGGCCTACCGGGGTGCGCCCCTGACCGGCGAGGGGCGCGACACCGCGGTCACCGCGACCGACGTGGAGGGGGAGTCCGGCACCGGAGCCGATCCGTACGACCACTACGAGAACGCCGGGAACGCCCGTCCCGACGGGGACGGCGGCTTCACGGACGGCGCCCGGAGCCCGGACGTCTCGGCCGAGGTCGTCAGTGTCGGAGCCGACCCGGACGGAGCGGGCTCGATCGGGGTCTCGGCACGCTCGTCCGGCGGCCGCACGACGATCACCCTCACCGCGACAGGCGACGAAGCCGTCGCCTGGTCGGCCCGGACCGGCGCCCCCTGGCTGCGCCTCACCCGTACGTCCGGCACCCTCGCCCCCGGCCGGAGCACCACCTTCTACGTGTTCGTGGACCGCTCGGCCGAGCCGCGGGGCCCTTGGAGCGCCCGCGTGCTGCTCGCCCCGTCGGGCTCCGCGGTCGCGATCAACGGCCACGGTGCCCCGGCCCCGCGTCCCGGGAGCCCGGGTCCCTCGCCGGACCCGTCGTCCGGATCCCCGAGCCCCACGCCGTCCTCCCCGCCCCCGTCGACCGATCCGACCCCGACGGGTCCCACCGGTCCGCCGGACCCGACGCCGACACCCACGGACCCGCCCGGCCCGACGCCGTCACCGTCGGACGGATCCACCTCGCCCGGCCCCTCGTCCGGCCCCTCGACGCCGCCGGACGAGCCGTCCGGACCGGCGGGGTGACGGGCGACGGCGGCCCGGTGTGCGGCGGAACGTTCGTGCGCCGTACACCGGGCCGCCGTCGAGGAGGCAGGCCCCGGACCGAGGATCCGCCCCGGGCCGGGCTCGGGTCAGGCCGGATCCGCCGGGTGCGGCGCCATCGGCAGCAGGGAGGCCAGCCGCTGCTCGCACAGCCCGGCCAGCTGGTCGTAGGCCTCCTTGCCCATCAGCTCGGTGAGTTCGGGCCGGTAGGACACGTAGACCGGGTCACCGGCCCCGTGCGCGGATGTCGCCGAGGTGCACCACCAGTGCAGGTCGTGACCGCCCGGCCCCCAGCCGCGGCGGTCGTACTCACCGATCGAGATCTGCAGCACGCGCGTGTCGTCGGGCCGTTCGATCCAGTCGTACGTACGGCGGACCGGCAGCTGCCAGCACACGTCGGGCTTGGTCTCCAGCGGCTCCTTACCCTCCTTGAGGGCCAGGATGTGAAGCGAGCAGCCCATGCCGCCCGCGAACCCGGGACGGTTCTGGAAGATGCAGGAGCCCTCCCAGCGCCGCGTCTGGCGCTCGCCGTCCTCGTCGACACCGACCCAGCCGGTCTTCGTGCCGACGTCGTGGAACTGCCAGATCTCCGGCGTGAGCCGCGCCACGTGCCCGGCCACCCGCTTCTCGTCGTCCTTGTCGGAGAAGTGCGCGCCCAGCGTGCAGCAGCCGTCGTCCGCGCGGCCCGCCTGGATGCCCTGGCAGCCGCTGCCGAAGATGCAGTTCCACCTCGACGTCAGCCAGGTCAGATCGCAGCGGAAGACCTGCTCGTCGTCGGAGGGGTCGGGGAACTCGACCCAGGCCCGCGCGAAGTCGAGCCCCTTCTCGTCGGGCCCGTCCGGCCCCGCTGCTTTCGGCTGCTGGATCTCCTGCTTCGATTTCGGCTGCTTCTTCGTGGCTTTGTCCGGCTTCGCCTTTTTCGTCTTTGGCACCTGCCCAGAGTAAGCCGCAGTAGCGTTCCCGTATGAGACTCGGAGTCCTCGACGTGGGGTCGAACACGGTGCATCTGCTGGTCGTCGACGCGCACCCCGGCGCCCGCCCGCAGCCCGCCCACTCGCACAAGGCGGAATTGCGGCTCGCCGAACTCCTCGATCCGGAGGGCGCGATCGGCCCCGAGGGCGTGGACCGGCTCGTCACCACGGTCGGTGACGCCCTCCAGGCGGCCGAGGACAAGGGCTGCGAGGACGTGCTGGCGTTCGCCACCTCCGCGGTCCGCGAGGCGGGCAACGCGGACGAGGTGCTGGCCCGGGTGCGCGACGAGACCGGTGTCACCCTCGCCGTCCTCAGCGGCGAGGAGGAGGCGCGGCTGACCTTCCTGGCCGCCCGCCGCTGGTTCGGCTGGTCCGCGGGGAAGCTGCTGGTCCTGGACATCGGCGGCGGTTCACTGGAGGTGGGCTACGGCATGGACGAGGAGCCCGACGCCGCGGTCTCGCTGCCGTTCGGCGCCGGCCGCCTCACCGCCGCCTGGCTCCCGGGCGATCCGCCGGACCCGACGGACGTGCGCGCGCTGCGCCGCCATGTCCGCGCGGGCATCGCCCGTACGGTCGGTGAGTTCACCCGGCTGGGGCCGCCCGACCACGTCGTCGGGACCTCCAAGACGTTCCGGCAGCTCGCCAGGATCACCGGGGCCGCCCGCTCCGCCGAGGGGCTCTACGTGCAGCGCGTCCTCACCCGCAAGGCGCTGGAGGAGTGGGTGCCGAAGCTGTCCGCGATGACCGTCGCGCAGCGGGGAGGCCTGCCGGGGGTCACCGAGGGGCGCGCCGCCCAGCTGCTGGCCGGGGCACTGGTCGCCGAGGGGGCGATGGATTTGTTCGGGGTCGAGGAGCTGGAGATCTGCCCCTGGGCGCTGCGCGAGGGAGTCATCCTGCGCCGCCTCGACCACCTGCCGGCCCAGCAGGCGGCGGTCCTGGCCTGACCCGCCGCCCTTCATGGCCCTTCTCACTTTCAGCCGGGCCCACTCGGCCTCGCACACCGCTGCCCGTACCCTGTCCACGTGGCAGAACCAGTGGTGCGCATCCCGGATGCGAAGGTCGCCCTGTCCACGGCCTCGGTCTATCCGGAGTCGACGGCGACGGCCTTCGAGATCGCCGCGCGCCTCGGTTACGACGGCGTCGAGGTCATGGTGTGGACCGACCCCGTAAGCCAGGACATCGAGGCGCTGAAGCGGCTGTCGGACTACCACCAGGTGCCGATCCTGGCCGTGCACGCGCCCTGTCTGCTGATCACCCAGCGGGTCTGGTCGACGGACCCCTGGGTGAAGCTCCAGCGGGCCAGGGCGGCGGCGGAGAAGCTCGGCGCCTCGACGGTGGTCGTCCACCCGCCGTTCCGGTGGCAGCGCAACTACGCCCGTGACTTCGTCACCGGAATCTGGCGCATGGCGGACGAGACCGACGTGCGCTTCGCGGTGGAGAACATGTATCCGTGGCGCTACCGCGACCGCGAGATGCTCGCGTACGCCCCTGCCTGGGACGTCAGCAACGACGACTACCGGCACTTCACCGTGGACCTCTCGCACACGTCGACCGCGCGCACCGACAGCATGGCCATGGTGGACCGGATGGGCGACCGGCTCGCCCATGTCCACCTCGCCGACGGCAAGGGCTCCGGCAAGGACGAGCACCTGGTGCCCGGCCGGGGGGACCAGCCGTGCGCGGAACTGCTGGAGCGGCTGGCCGGGGCCGGCTTCGACGGCCACGTGGTCATCGAGGTCAACACCCGCCGCGCCATGTCGTCGGCCGAACGCGAGGCCGATCTCGCGGAGGCGCTCGCCTTCACCCGGCTCCATCTCGCGTCGTCGGCGCGGGCACCCCGGCCGTGACTCCCGGCGCCGACGGGCCGGCCCCCCGGCGCAGGGGCCGTCCCTCCCGCACGGCGCACGCGGAGGGCCCCGACGCCCGGACCCGGATCCTGGAGGCGGCCCGGGCGGAGTTCGCCGAACGCGGCTACGACAAGACGTCGATCCGCGGTGTCGCGAAGGCGGCGGGTGTGGACCCGGCCCTGGTCCACCACTACTTCGGGACGAAGGACGAGGTGTTCGCCGCGGCCGTCGAGGTCTCCTTCGAGCCCGCGCTCCTCCTCCCCTCGGTCCTGGACGGCGCGTCGGAGGACGTCGGGGAGCGGCTGGCCCGGTACTTCGTCGGTGTCTGGGAGAACCCGGCGTCCCGGGCGCCGCTGCTGGCCATCCTCCGTTCCGCGCTCACGCACGACGCGGCGGCGAAGGTGCTGCGCGAATTCGTGCTGCGCCGGCTGCTGGAGCGCGTCGCGGCGGACCTCGACGTGCCGGATCCGGCCTTCCGCGCGGAACTCGCGGCCTCACACATGATCGGCATCGCGATCCTGCGGTACGTCGTCCGGGCGGAGCCGCTGGCGTCGGCCGACCCGGAGAAGATCATCGCCATGGTGGCCCCCACGCTCCAGCGGTATCTGGCCGACGGGTGACCGGGGCCGTCCTGCCTGTGTGACCGCTGTGCCGATGACAGCACAACGGTGTCCCGAATCGGTATCAGCTGCGGCCATGGCCGAATTTCGATGGTTGGCTGTCGGAGATCAGCGAGCCGGACGTACGTGGTGAACGACAAATGGGGGAGACGGACCGTGGCGACTCGGAATGTGCGCACATCGGACGGGCACGCGGCGGACGGCGCCCTGTCCCGTCGGCGGCTGCTGCGGCTGGCCGGCGCGGGGCTGGGCGTCGTCATCGCCGGGACGGTGACGACGGCGTGCGGCCCCGAGGAGGACGGCGCCTCCGGAGGTGCCGGGGAGTCGAAGCCCAGTGCCGGCGGAAAGGGTGACGGGGACGCGTTCACGACTCCTCCGGCCGGGAGCGCTCCGCGCGCCCTGTGGCAGGAGGCGACAGGGGTGGGCTCCCTCGGCAGCGACCAGGTGCTCGCCGTCGTGGGGAACGTGGTGCTGCTCGCCGACGACCCCCTGACGGCACGGGACATCGCCACCGGCAAGAAGCTGTGGTCGCTGCCGGGTGCCGCCCAGCCGGGCGCGCGGCTGATCATGGGCGGGGACACGCTCTATCTCGCCAGCGGCGAGTACGACGGCGATCTCGTGGGGCTCGACCCGGCCACCGGCAAGGAGACCTGGCGGAGCCGCCTGGGCGGGCGGTACGCCCAGCCCCGGCCCATCGGCGCCGACGCCGAACGCGTGTACGTGATCGCGGGCATCCTGGAGAAGGACCTCAGCTCCCGGACCAACGTGATCGCCGCCATCGACATCCGTACCGGCAAGGCCCTCTGGAACGAGAAGCGGGACACCGGTACCGAGGAGTCCGGTCTCACGTCCGCGGTGCTCGGCGAGCGTCTCGTCTACACCGACCACCGGGAGAACCTGACCGTCCGCGACACCACGACCGGACGGCAGCTGTGGTCGAAGAAGATCAGCAGGTCCAACTTCGAGAGGATCGCCGTCCACGACGGGGCGGTCTTCGTCGCCGACGGCAGGCACCTGCGCGCGTTCGCCCTGGACGACGGTACCGAGCGCTGGGCGCTGGAGACCGAGGAGTTCGACACGTTCAACGGACCGGCCGTCCTCGAAGGGGTGCTCTACGCCTCGGACAGCGCCCACGCCCTGTGGGCCGTCGATCCCGCCACCGGCAAGCGGCGGTGGCACAACCCTGACCTTCGCGAGGTCTCGGTCCCGCGGCAGTTCGCGAAGGTGGGCGACACTCTCTACGGGGCGACGGAGTTCGACGAGAACGGCGGCGTCCAGGCCTACGACGCGCGCGACGGGAAGCTCCGCTGGACCTACAACGACGGCACGGGGGCGATCGACCCGTGGTACGTGGTCTCCGGCGGCAAGCGGCTGGCCGCGCTCCACGGCCGCCGGCTGCTGGCGCTTCCGGCGGTGTGACCGGCTCACGGGACGGGGGCGGGCGGGGCTTCCCCCTGCCCGCCCAGTGAGCACGGCGTCCCGCATTCCGGACAGGATGTCCAGATCCTGGCACCGGAGGCGTACGCTCATAGGCAGTCTTTTCTGTCGAAGGAGCGAGCGACGATGCCCCAGCTGAGGTCCCGCACTGTCACCCACGGCCGCAACATGGCGGGCGCCCGCGCCCTTATGCGGGCGTCCGGCGTAGCCGGCGAGGACATCGGCAAGCCGATCATCGCGGTGGCCAACTCCTTCACCGAGTTCGTGCCGGGCCACACCCACCTCGCCCCCGTCGGCCGGATCGTCTCCGACGCGATCAAGGCGGCGGGCGCGGTGCCCCGCGAGTTCAACACCATCGCGGTGGACGACGGCATCGCCATGGGGCACAACGGCATGCTCTACAGCCTCCCGTCGCGCGATCTCATCGCGGACAGCGTCGAGTACATGGTCGAGGCCCACTGCGCCGACGCCCTGATCTGCATCTCCAACTGCGACAAGATCACCCCCGGCATGCTGATGGCCGCGATGCGCCTCAACATCCCCACGGTCTTCGTGTCCGGCGGCCCGATGGAGGCCGGCAAGGCCACCCTCGTCGACGGTACGGTCCGCAAGCTCGACCTGGTGAACGCGATCAGCGACGCGGTCGACGAGAGCATCTCCGACGAGGACATCCTCCGCATCGAGGAGAACGCCTGCCCCACCTGCGGCAGCTGTTCGGGCATGTTCACGGCCAACTCGATGAACTGTCTGACCGAGGTCCTCGGCCTCTCCCTCCCCGGCAACGGCTCCGTCCTCGCCACGCACACCGCCCGCAGGGCGCTGTACGAGAACGCGGGCCGCACGGTCGTCGAGATCACCAAGCGCTACTACGAGCAGGACGACGAGACCGTCCTGCCGCGCGCCATCGGCACCCGGGCCGCGTTCGACAACGCCATGGCGCTGGACATCGCCATGGGCGGCTCGACCAACACGATCCTCCACCTGCTGGCGGCGGCCGAGGAGGCCGAGCTCGACTACGACCTCGACGACATCAACGAGGTCTCGCGCCGCGTCCCGTGCCTGTCGAAGGTCGCCCCCAACGTGGCCCCCGGCGGCACGTACTACATGGAGGACGTCCACCGCGCGGGCGGCATCCCCGCCCTGCTCGGTGAGCTGCACCGCGGCGGGCTGCTCAACGAGGACGTGCACTCGGTCCACTCCGACACGCTCGCCGAGTGGCTGAAGGAGTGGGACGTCCGCGGCGGCTCCGCGTCCCCCGAGGCCGTGGAACTCTGGCACGCCGCCCCGGGCTGCGTCCGCAGCGCGACCGCCTTCTCACAGTCCGAGCGCTGGGACACCCTGGACCTGGACGCCGCGGGCGGCTGCATCCGCGACCTGGAGCACGCGTACTCCAAGGACGGCGGTCTCGCGGTCCTCAAGGGCAACCTCGCCGTGGACGGCTGTGTCGTGAAGACGGCGGGCGTCGACGAGTCGATCTGGACCTTCGAGGGCCCGGCCGTCGTCTGCGAGTCGCAGGACGACGCGGTCGACAAGATCCTCCGCAAGGAGATCAAGGACGGCGACGTCGTCGTCATCCGCTACGAGGGACCCAAGGGCGGCCCCGGCATGCAGGAGATGCTCTACCCCACCTCCTTCCTGAAGGGCCGCGGCCTCGGCAAGACCTGCGCCCTGGTGACCGACGGCCGGTTCTCCGGCGGCACGTCCGGCCTCTCCATCGGGCACGCCTCGCCCGAGGCGGCGTCCGGCGGCACGATCGCGCTGGTGGAGGACGGCGACCGGATCCGGATCGACATCCCGAACCGTTCGATCGAGCTGCTCGTCGCCGACGAGGACCTCGCCGCCCGCCGCGAGGCGCTGAACGGCGTGTACGCGCCGAAGAACCGCGACCGCAAGGTCTCCGCCGCCCTGCGCGCCTACGCCGCGATGGCCACGAGCGCCGACCGCGGCGCCGTCCGCGACGTCTCGAAGCTCGGCTGACCCTCAGCGGCTTCTGTCCGGCCCCGTCCCTGGGTTCACCAGCGGGCGGGGTCGTCCGCGTCCACGGCGAAGACGGAACCGTCCGGCGCGGTGCCGATGACGCTCCGGCCCACGACGGAGGGGGCCGGCAGCGAGGAAGGGTGGCTGAGCTTCCCGTCCCTCAGCCGCGGGCGCGTCTGGCCGAGCAGCGTCCCGCGCCCCGTGTCGACGGCGAGCAGCCGCCCGTCGGTGGCGGAGAAGTACAGTCGGCCGTCCGCCCCGAGCACCGGCGCCGACGCCGTGCCGACCGCCGTCTCCAGCCGCCACAGCTCGGCCGGCCCGGCGCCCGTCCGGACGTCGAGGGCGAGCAGCGTGCCGCCGTGCTCCAGCAGCAGGGCGGTGTCCCCGTCCACCACGGTCTCCGGTGCGTTCATCCGCAAAGGCAGCGGGATGCGCGTCGCGCTCCGCGTCCTCGGGTCGTAGCGGATCAGGGCGGTGGTCTGGGACTGCTCGTTCATGGCGGTCAGCAGGAGCTGCCCGTCCGACGTCCCGGCCGGTGTGAGGATCCCGTCCAGCCCGCGCTGCCAGGCCGTCTCGCCGGTCCCCGCGTCGACGGCCGTGACCAGCGTGGTGGCTCCCTGCGCGGAGCTCTCGTACACGTAGGCGAGACCGGTCCCGGCCTCGTACAGCGCGTAACCCGGATTCACGTGCCCCGGTACGGTGCGCCGCCAGCGGGATTCACCGGTCGCCGCGTCGAGCGCCTCGAGTGCCCCGTCCCGGCGCACCGCCAGCAGGAGGCCGCCCGCCGGGACGGGGGCGTCGGAGTAGGCGGAGAGGTCCGTGTGCCACAGCTCCGTGCCCTCGCCCGGGGAGTACGCCCGGAACTCCTCGCCCACCACGACGCAGACGGTCTCGCCGGACACCGCGGCCCCGGACACCGGGGTCGGTGACGTGTCCCGGTGCGACCAGACCACCCGGCCGTCCGAGGCGTCCAGCCGGGCCAGGCCGAAACCGGCGGACACGCAGTACAGAGCGGAACCCGCCGAACCGGCGGGCCCCGGCGCGCACGCCGGAGTGGAGCCGCCCGGTGAGGGCAGCGGCGTACGCCAGGGCGTGAAGGTCGTCGCGTGGTCCTCGTGCGCACCGTCCTCCGGCGCCTCTGTGCCGCCCCGGGCCGCGGCGGCCCAGAGACCTCCGGCCACCAGCAGCAGAGCGGTGGCCACGATCGCGAGCCTGCGCCACCGCCGCCGGTCGGGCCCCTCCGCCGTCCCGGGTCCCGGGGGCGGGCCGTCCGTCGCCCGCACATGGGTGGTGGCCCCCTCCTCGGCCCCCTCATCAGCCCTGGCCTCGGACTCCACGGCGAGCGGCCGGCGCTGGACGGGTATGAAGGCGGCCGCCTCGTACGACGGGGGGTGCAGCGCGGCCATGATCTCGTCCGGGGTGGGGCGCTCCGCGGGATCCTTGGCCAGGCAACGCCCTACCAGAGGCGCGAGATCCGCCGGCACGCCGGCGAGATCGGCCTCGTCGTGCACCACCTGGTAGGCGACGAGGTACGGGCTGTCCGAGTCGAAGGGCCCCCGGCCCGTGGCCGCGTGCACCAGCACCGCCCCGAGCGCGAACACGTCCGCGGCCGGCCCGACCTCGCGGGGCCGCTGGAACTGCTCCGGCGCCATGTAGGGGGGTGAGCCGATCAGCTTGCCCGTCTCCGTGCGGAGATCACTGTCGTACGGCCGGGAGATCCCGAAGTCGATGACCTTGGGCC
Proteins encoded in this window:
- a CDS encoding Ppx/GppA phosphatase family protein, producing the protein MRLGVLDVGSNTVHLLVVDAHPGARPQPAHSHKAELRLAELLDPEGAIGPEGVDRLVTTVGDALQAAEDKGCEDVLAFATSAVREAGNADEVLARVRDETGVTLAVLSGEEEARLTFLAARRWFGWSAGKLLVLDIGGGSLEVGYGMDEEPDAAVSLPFGAGRLTAAWLPGDPPDPTDVRALRRHVRAGIARTVGEFTRLGPPDHVVGTSKTFRQLARITGAARSAEGLYVQRVLTRKALEEWVPKLSAMTVAQRGGLPGVTEGRAAQLLAGALVAEGAMDLFGVEELEICPWALREGVILRRLDHLPAQQAAVLA
- a CDS encoding sugar phosphate isomerase/epimerase, which encodes MAEPVVRIPDAKVALSTASVYPESTATAFEIAARLGYDGVEVMVWTDPVSQDIEALKRLSDYHQVPILAVHAPCLLITQRVWSTDPWVKLQRARAAAEKLGASTVVVHPPFRWQRNYARDFVTGIWRMADETDVRFAVENMYPWRYRDREMLAYAPAWDVSNDDYRHFTVDLSHTSTARTDSMAMVDRMGDRLAHVHLADGKGSGKDEHLVPGRGDQPCAELLERLAGAGFDGHVVIEVNTRRAMSSAEREADLAEALAFTRLHLASSARAPRP
- a CDS encoding TetR family transcriptional regulator — its product is MTPGADGPAPRRRGRPSRTAHAEGPDARTRILEAARAEFAERGYDKTSIRGVAKAAGVDPALVHHYFGTKDEVFAAAVEVSFEPALLLPSVLDGASEDVGERLARYFVGVWENPASRAPLLAILRSALTHDAAAKVLREFVLRRLLERVAADLDVPDPAFRAELAASHMIGIAILRYVVRAEPLASADPEKIIAMVAPTLQRYLADG
- a CDS encoding PQQ-binding-like beta-propeller repeat protein; amino-acid sequence: MATRNVRTSDGHAADGALSRRRLLRLAGAGLGVVIAGTVTTACGPEEDGASGGAGESKPSAGGKGDGDAFTTPPAGSAPRALWQEATGVGSLGSDQVLAVVGNVVLLADDPLTARDIATGKKLWSLPGAAQPGARLIMGGDTLYLASGEYDGDLVGLDPATGKETWRSRLGGRYAQPRPIGADAERVYVIAGILEKDLSSRTNVIAAIDIRTGKALWNEKRDTGTEESGLTSAVLGERLVYTDHRENLTVRDTTTGRQLWSKKISRSNFERIAVHDGAVFVADGRHLRAFALDDGTERWALETEEFDTFNGPAVLEGVLYASDSAHALWAVDPATGKRRWHNPDLREVSVPRQFAKVGDTLYGATEFDENGGVQAYDARDGKLRWTYNDGTGAIDPWYVVSGGKRLAALHGRRLLALPAV
- the ilvD gene encoding dihydroxy-acid dehydratase; amino-acid sequence: MPQLRSRTVTHGRNMAGARALMRASGVAGEDIGKPIIAVANSFTEFVPGHTHLAPVGRIVSDAIKAAGAVPREFNTIAVDDGIAMGHNGMLYSLPSRDLIADSVEYMVEAHCADALICISNCDKITPGMLMAAMRLNIPTVFVSGGPMEAGKATLVDGTVRKLDLVNAISDAVDESISDEDILRIEENACPTCGSCSGMFTANSMNCLTEVLGLSLPGNGSVLATHTARRALYENAGRTVVEITKRYYEQDDETVLPRAIGTRAAFDNAMALDIAMGGSTNTILHLLAAAEEAELDYDLDDINEVSRRVPCLSKVAPNVAPGGTYYMEDVHRAGGIPALLGELHRGGLLNEDVHSVHSDTLAEWLKEWDVRGGSASPEAVELWHAAPGCVRSATAFSQSERWDTLDLDAAGGCIRDLEHAYSKDGGLAVLKGNLAVDGCVVKTAGVDESIWTFEGPAVVCESQDDAVDKILRKEIKDGDVVVIRYEGPKGGPGMQEMLYPTSFLKGRGLGKTCALVTDGRFSGGTSGLSIGHASPEAASGGTIALVEDGDRIRIDIPNRSIELLVADEDLAARREALNGVYAPKNRDRKVSAALRAYAAMATSADRGAVRDVSKLG
- a CDS encoding PQQ-binding-like beta-propeller repeat protein gives rise to the protein MPPLRGTGSHPEAEHPEYAGQYRLQACLGAGGMGVVHLARSASGLQLAVKVVHRQHAADPEFRARFRQEVAAARRVSGAFTAPVVDADPEAALPWMATLYVPGPTLSAQVKRSGPMSPAELRRLTAGLAEALRDIHRAGVIHRDLKPSNVLLPDSGPKVIDFGISRPYDSDLRTETGKLIGSPPYMAPEQFQRPREVGPAADVFALGAVLVHAATGRGPFDSDSPYLVAYQVVHDEADLAGVPADLAPLVGRCLAKDPAERPTPDEIMAALHPPSYEAAAFIPVQRRPLAVESEARADEGAEEGATTHVRATDGPPPGPGTAEGPDRRRWRRLAIVATALLLVAGGLWAAAARGGTEAPEDGAHEDHATTFTPWRTPLPSPGGSTPACAPGPAGSAGSALYCVSAGFGLARLDASDGRVVWSHRDTSPTPVSGAAVSGETVCVVVGEEFRAYSPGEGTELWHTDLSAYSDAPVPAGGLLLAVRRDGALEALDAATGESRWRRTVPGHVNPGYALYEAGTGLAYVYESSAQGATTLVTAVDAGTGETAWQRGLDGILTPAGTSDGQLLLTAMNEQSQTTALIRYDPRTRSATRIPLPLRMNAPETVVDGDTALLLEHGGTLLALDVRTGAGPAELWRLETAVGTASAPVLGADGRLYFSATDGRLLAVDTGRGTLLGQTRPRLRDGKLSHPSSLPAPSVVGRSVIGTAPDGSVFAVDADDPARW